The Arcobacter sp. F2176 DNA segment TTCCTTGTGGAAGATTTGCAGAACCAAGTGAAGCAGCTGAAGTTATAGTTTGGTTAGCTACTTCTTGTCCTGAGTATGTAAATGGAACAACAGTTGATTTTAATAATGGGTCATATACTAGATAATAGTTTGTTTTTTACCAAAGATTCTTATATTATTAAGAATCTTTACTGCAATCAATGTCAATATAGTCCCTATGATTATAGATAAGCTTATATGCTCTTTTAAGAAAATAACACTTAATATAATAGCAAATAGTGGAACTAGGAAAATAAATGAACTAACTTCATTTGTTCCTAGTTTTTCTATTCCTACAAAATAAATAGTTGTAGCAAAAGTTGTAGAGATAATTGAAATAGATAGAATATTTAACCAAAAAATCCAATCAAAAACTTTATAATCAATACTTGGTACATCAACAAAAAATATCATAACCATAATAGTTGAGATAACATACATGTAAAATGTAAATACCATAGGTGAAATTTTTGTAGCCTTTGAACTTACAATTGTCAGTATTGGCCAAAGAATTGAAGCTAATACAAAATAAATATTTTTTTGTGAAAATATTTGTTCATGTGAAAAAGACCAAATATTAAGCATAGTTAGAACTCCAAGACCTCCAAGAACTAAGGCAAAAATATCTTTTTTTTCTATTTTTCTTCCAAAAAACATTGCCATAATTAAAAAAGTATTTATTGGAATCATAGTAGTTACTAAAGCTCCACCAAGGCTTGCTGTTCCAAATTTTGTCCCTAAAAAATAGCATTTCATATAAGCTATCATTACAATTGAAGCTATAACAACTAAAATAAAACTTTTTAGATTTATATGAAAACTTTTCTTTGAATATAACAATACGGGAAGAAGTGTAATAATTGTAAATACATTTCTAAAAAACACTAATTCATATTCATTAATATAAGCACTTAAAACTTTTGCACTAACCCAAGATGCCCCCCATCCTGCCATGGCTAGGAACATTAGAGCATAAAAAATATTTTTACTTTTGTCTGTCATATCTCATCTTTTTTATTTGATAAGCAAATTGTATATAAATAAACTAAAAATTTATAGAATAAAATTGCTATTTTTTTGTAAATAAGAAGGTGTATATCCAAAATATTTTTTAAAATTACGAGTAAAATGGGATTGGTCATTGAATCCCACTTGAATACTTGCTTCACAAATGGATAAACCATTTTGAATTAGAGAGTTTGCTCGATTAAGTCTTTCATTTACAATAAAAGCATGGGGTGTAAGTCCAATATCTTTTTTAAACAATCTTAGAAAATGGAATTTACTAAGATTAACATTTTTTGCAAGTATATCAAGGGTAAAGTTTGTATCTATTGAATCATTTATAAATTCATAGGTCTGTTTTATAATTTTTTTATCTTCAAAAATTTTTTTATAATCTTTTGTATATA contains these protein-coding regions:
- a CDS encoding DMT family transporter, yielding MTDKSKNIFYALMFLAMAGWGASWVSAKVLSAYINEYELVFFRNVFTIITLLPVLLYSKKSFHINLKSFILVVIASIVMIAYMKCYFLGTKFGTASLGGALVTTMIPINTFLIMAMFFGRKIEKKDIFALVLGGLGVLTMLNIWSFSHEQIFSQKNIYFVLASILWPILTIVSSKATKISPMVFTFYMYVISTIMVMIFFVDVPSIDYKVFDWIFWLNILSISIISTTFATTIYFVGIEKLGTNEVSSFIFLVPLFAIILSVIFLKEHISLSIIIGTILTLIAVKILNNIRIFGKKQTII